In Zea mays cultivar B73 chromosome 7, Zm-B73-REFERENCE-NAM-5.0, whole genome shotgun sequence, the following proteins share a genomic window:
- the LOC100192674 gene encoding EID1-like F-box protein 2-like isoform X1 — MVLVVKQHRCTHSVSCVCIKGHLSEDALFLVFRHMNWNPRLIAILSCVCKWFDEVAKQVLWKEFCHARASKMMLDLHSGGSHIVDGNWKALGKLLIYCNGCTKGGLFNNIHVPGHFVFRTRFSRTAGRSFLPLPCKSDVLYVSDPCEHLDQGEEGDLGFFRGIFKSFATSRVKKMLIEKRARFHPRELCSYCKSKLWNMFQENMIPRSASARLGAYDDSVEYFVCLNGHVIGLGTLLPLSDSEEAADE, encoded by the coding sequence ATGGTGTTGGTGGTGAAGCAGCATCGCTGCACGCACTCTGTGAGCTGTGTTTGCATCAAGGGCCATCTCAGTGAGGATGCTCTGTTCCTCGTCTTCCGCCACATGAACTGGAACCCAAGGCTGATTGCTATCCTGTCATGTGTGTGCAAGTGGTTTGACGAGGTTGCCAAGCAGGTGCTGTGGAAGGAGTTCTGTCATGCAAGGGCTTCAAAGATGATGCTGGATTTGCATTCAGGTGGTAGCCACATTGTTGATGGGAACTGGAAAGCGCTGGGGAAGCTGCTCATCTATTGCAATGGCTGCACAAAAGGGGGGCTCTTCAATAACATCCATGTTCCAGGCCATTTTGTGTTCAGGACACGCTTTTCTAGGACTGCGGGCAGGAGTTTCCTGCCTCTGCCATGCAAGTCAGACGTGTTGTATGTGTCAGATCCATGTGAGCATCTTGATCAAGGGGAAGAAGGCGACTTAGGTTTCTTTCGAGGCATCTTTAAGTCATTCGCCACTTCAAGAGTGAAGAAGATGTTGATTGAGAAGCGGGCTAGGTTTCATCCAAGGGAGTTGTGCTCTTATTGTAAGTCGAAGCTATGGAACATGTTCCAGGAAAATATGATTCCAAGGAGTGCTTCTGCTAGACTGGGTGCCTATGATGATTCCGTCGAGtattttgtatgcttgaatgggcATGTTATTGGACTTGGTACCCTGCTACCACTCTCAGACTCGGAGGAGGCAGCAGATGAGTAA